In Camelus dromedarius isolate mCamDro1 chromosome 24, mCamDro1.pat, whole genome shotgun sequence, one genomic interval encodes:
- the DCTPP1 gene encoding dCTP pyrophosphatase 1 gives MSACGERRGDTEGEGTASAGPFSFSSEPTLEDIRRLHAEFAAERDWDQFHQPRNLLLALVGEVGELAELFQWKPDEEPGPQAWSPRERAALQEELSDVLIYLVALAARCHVDLPQAVLSKMDTNRRRYPAHLSRGSARKYTDLPHEATSEDQAVRPADLACESAGQAPT, from the exons ATGTCAGCTTGTGGGGAGAGGCGTGGGGACACGGAGGGAGAGGGCACTGCTTCCGCCGGCCCCTTCAGCTTCAGTTCTGAGCCCACGCTGGAGGACAT cCGCCGCCTCCATGCTGAGTTTGCTGCTGAACGAGACTGGGACCAGTTCCATCAGCCTCGGAACCTCCTCCTGGCCTTGGTGGGGGAAGTAGGGGAGCTGGCGGAGCTTTT TCAGTGGAAGCCCGATGAGGAGCCTGGCCCCCAAGCCTGGTCCCCCAGGGAACGAGCAGCCCTTCAAGAGGAGCTTAGTGATGTCCTCATCTACCTGGTAGCATTAGCAGCCCGCTGCCATGTAGACCTGCCCCAAGCAGTGCTCTCCAAGATGGACACCAACCGGCGACGCTACCCAGCACATCTGTCCCGCGGCTCCGCCCGCAAGTATACAGACTTGCCCCACGAGGCCACCTCTGAAGACCAGGCTGTGAGGCCTGCAGACCTTGCCTGTGAGTCCGCAGGTCAGGCCCCAACCTAG